A portion of the Harpia harpyja isolate bHarHar1 chromosome 15, bHarHar1 primary haplotype, whole genome shotgun sequence genome contains these proteins:
- the NPFF gene encoding pro-FMRFamide-related neuropeptide FF: MAGRLLLLLLLLAGTLRAARCCPGPPGPGTDPDLDLGPGPDPVAAAPPGPPPPAAAAAALGALLRSLQHPDRSPGSLLQPQRFGRGLQGGSQARLSPRSWDPPAAPFWTMATPQRFGRRR, encoded by the exons ATGgcggggcggctgctgctgctgctgctgctgctggcggggaCCCTGCGTGCCGCCCGCTGCTGCCCCGGACCCCCCGGCCCCGGTACCGACCCCGACCTCGACCTCGGCCCCGGCCCGGACCCG gtcgccgccgcccccccggggccgcccccccccgccgccgccgccgccgccctgggcGCGCTGCTCCGCTCCCTGCAGCACCCCGACCGCAGCCCGGGGTCCCTCCTCCAGCCGCAGAG GTTCGggcgggggctgcagggggggtcCCAGGCCCGGCTCAGCCCCCGCAGCTGGGACCCTCCGGCCGCCCCGTTCTGGACCATGGCGACGCCGCAGCGCTTCGGCCGCCGCCGCTGA
- the TARBP2 gene encoding LOW QUALITY PROTEIN: RISC-loading complex subunit TARBP2 (The sequence of the model RefSeq protein was modified relative to this genomic sequence to represent the inferred CDS: deleted 1 base in 1 codon), whose translation MSEEGAGGGARRSGGFPSPVPSLEQMLAANPGKTPISLLQEYGTRIGKTPGYDLLKAEGQAHQPNFTFRVTVGDISCTGQGPSKKAAKHKAAEVALKLLKGGDMLEPTAPEEPSSPFPPEPPVELGPVAAPPAPAAPPPSPRGTPLEMKTPVPPPQSECNPVGALQELVVQKGWRLPEYTVTQESGPAHRKEFTMTCRVERFVEIGSGTSKKLAKRNAAAKMLVRIHNVPMEPREGSEAEVEEDQFSMAGPRLEGLRGRAPGCTWDSLRNSAGEKIVQLRSHPLAPMGAGACALLQELSEEQSFAISYLDIDALSLSGLHQCLVELSTQPATVCHGAAPSRDGARSQAARNALQYLRIMAGGK comes from the exons ATGAGCGaggagggggcgggcggcggggccagGCGGAGCGGCGGCTTCCCCAG ccctgtccccagcctggaGCAGATGCTGGCCGCCAACCCCGGGAAGACGCCCATCAGCCTGCTGCAGGAATATGGCACTCGCATAGGCAAGACCCCCGGCTACGACCTCCTGAAGGCCGAGGGACAAGCCCATCAGCCCAACTTCACCTTCCGTGTCACCGTTGGGGACATCAGCTGCACCG GGCAGGGGCCCAGCAAGAAGGCGGCGAAGCACAAAGCGGCCGAGGTGGCCCTGAAGCTGCTCAAAGGGGGGGACATGCTGGAGCCCACCGCCCCCGAGGAGCCCAG CTCTCCTTTCCCCCCAGAGCCCCCGGTTGAGCTCGGCCCCGTGGccgcccccccagcacccgccgCGCCCCCACCCTCGCCCAG GGGCACCCCCCTGGAGATGAAGAcgcccgtg ccccccccccagtcgGAGTGTAACCCCGTGGGGGCTCTGCAG gagcTGGTGGTGCAGAAGGGCTGGCGCCTGCCCGAGTACACGGTGACGCAGGAGTCGGGGCCGGCGCATCGCAAGGAGTTCACCATGACCTGCCGCGTGGAGCGCTTCGTGGAGATCG GCAGCGGCACCTCCAAGAAGCTGGCGAAGCGCAACGCGGCCGCCAAGATGCTGGTGCGGATCCACAACGTCCCCATGGAGCCGCGGGAGGGCAGCGAGGCCGAAGTGGAGGAGGACCAGTTCTCCATG GCGGGCCCCAGGCTGGAGGGTCTGCGGGGCCGAGCGCCCGGCTGCACCTGGGACTCCCTACGGAATTCGGCGGGTGAGAAGATCGTGCAGCTGCGGAGTCACCCGCTGGCACCCATGGGTGCGGGGGCCTGCGCCCTCCTGCAGGAGCTCTCCGAGGAGCAGAGCTTCGCCATCAGCTACCTCGACATCG ATGCTTTGAGCCTCAGCGGGCTGCACCAGTGCCTGGTGGAGCTGTCGACGCAGCCGGCCACGGTGTGCCACGGCGCGGCCCCCTCCCGCGACGGCGCCCGCTCCCAGGCCGCCCGCAACGCCCTCCAGTACCTCCGCATCATGGCGGGGGGCAAGTGA